TCCCTGTCACAAATCACAACACAACAATCaatgttcatttttttatttgttcCAAATTGCATTACAAGTTATGCATTTTTTGCCAACCTTTGTTTTCATTTGGAACTTCAATCACTAAAAACTGATGGTCTAACTGCCTCTGCTAAGTGGAAAATGATTTGTACAATTCTTTGATGAAAATTGAaatgattcattattagcatatATTAATCAACGAATTAATTTATTTCGCCAAAGGTTTCTTACCATGGGAACCAGTGAAGACATTGTCGTGCAGACAGAAAACAGTAAAGATTATTATAGCTGGTATCACTAAGCAATTCCGCCTCTCTGTGGTTTTCTGTGTATTTATTTAGGCTGAGATTGGTGATATATACTATTTTACTACTTTAATTTTGTTCATGATTCTTTTTCAGGTATGTAAATGCGTGTTCATACTTTAGAAAACCAACTTGGTTTCTATTTTAGTTGCTTTGAATTATGACTGCTTATACAACAATGGAAGGCAAACAAATAAGGAAATATGTTTTTTTATAGTTATCAACTCAATACGTACTCAGCACAATATTTCAGCTGTATATTCAATATGTACATAATAAGAAAAGGAATATTCTTGAATCAATCATGCCATGAGAAGCTACAAAAATGATCAACTCGATTCAATATTTCATTAGTTTATTTAGAGCCATtcagtctaaaaagaaaaaaagataaataaaagaaagaaaatggaTGCTAAACCAATCACCATTTGCATTTGAAGTAGTATTCTATGATTTtctttagggggggggggggggggggagcagaACTTTCATGTGGTTGTAGAGTGAAAGTGTTCTCATCTAGAGGGAAAACTGAAACTATGAGTGATGTCAATCATAGAACAAAATACATTCAAAGGGGTACCCAAGAACAAAATACTCAAATGCTTCGATATTTCATTATATTATGGCTAAAGCATTTGCTACTACTGATATTCCATAATAGTCTATAATCATTCAATCATAAACCATGAGGTACTAGTGCTTTTGATGTCCTAAGACAATATGACCAAAATATCTATTTACTAATCAAGCCTCACCATTGTTGGGGTTGGCCTAATTGCTTTCGGTGCTAACCTGTCGGAAAGGAAAATAGAGGAAGCTTGCAGTGATAAGATTCCCCATTAAAACAAATATAGTATTCAATCTTAAGTCAATTCTTTAGTAATATCTTTAGACCAACCACTCCGccaaaagagaaagaaaaaactaaaaaGGAGACATGCTAAATCATTCACATTAAATGGCAGGGTCCATCATTTATCTTTACAATGACATGATCTATTATTTTCCAGATGAAACAAAAAAAGTAGGAATAGGAATGCAAGTCATGGCCCTTGTTTAGGGGCAAATGAAGACTCCAGCTCCGTGTGGAAAATGTAGTCTACCTAGCAGTGGAAAATGTACTCAACATTGACTTGACTCGGAACATCAAATTAATAATTTCCTAGCAGTGGCTTCATTCCTTCCCCACcctatatagatatatataaatgTAAATGCAAGCTACCTCTTatcttcaaattaaacaaaaCAACTCCTTTCCCTAGAAGAATTGAAGTTGGATTTTGTTGGTATATCTCAATGAGATACTCAGCTGCAGTTTTGGGGATTGTTTTTACATTGATTTCTTGGGATGGAGTAAATTCAAATGCCACCCATTGTAAGGCAGAGGAGAGGGAAGCCCTTCTCGACTTCAAGCAATCTCTCACCGATCCTTCCAACCGCCTCTCTTCCTGGGTTGGTGAGGATTGCTGCAGCTGGACAGGAGTTCGCTGCCACAACACCACTGCCCATGTCATCCATCTCAACCTCTCCAATCCAATATTCCCTATTCAtcatgatgattattattattattattattcttataaagatgattattattatgatgattatTCATATTGGGTTGCTGCGCAGAAGAGGTCCAGTTTGGGTGGGAACATAAGCGGCTCTTTGCTGCAATTGAAACATCTTCAGCATCTGGACTTGAGTCTCAATGATTTTCAGGGACTTCAGATTCCACAGTTCTTTGGTTCCCTCCACAATCTCGCTTATCTTAACCTTTCTTCTGCAGGATTTGTGGGCCCCATTCCTCCTCAACTTGGGAATCTTTCAAGCTTGCATTATCTTGATATTGGCTGGAATTCTGGTTTGTACGTTACAGATGACGTGAGATGGATTTCCCATCTCTCTTCAATTGAGTTCCTCGACATGAGCTATGTCGATCTCAGCCGGGCATCTAATAATTGGCTTCAGGCAGTGAACATCCTCCCTTCCTTGTCCGCGTTGATCTTGAGTGATTGTTCCCTCAGCCATAATCTTCCTCTTTCTCATGTCAATTTTTCTTCCCTTGTTGCTCTTGATCTCTCCGATAACTCTTTCATGAATTCTTCAACACTTGGATGGCTCTCCAGTCTCACTTCTCTTGTTTCACTCAATCTGCGTATGACCTATTTTACAGAGGGTTCAATTCCAATGTATCTTCAGAACATGTCCACTACTCTTCGATCCATGGACCTTTCATATTGCAATTTGAACTCTACCACACCGAACTGGTTTTCTGGTCTCTCTTCTATTGTTTCCCTTGATTTGAGTTATAACCGAATTCCCGGTTTGCTTCCCGCCCCTCTACGGAACCTAACTACTCTTCGGTTCCTTAATCTTGCTGGTAACCAATTCAACTTTGCAATACCAGAGTGGTTGTACGACATGACCGGCCTCCAAAGTCTCGATCTTTCTTCCAATGATTTTCAAGGATCAATTTCTGGTGCTATTGGCAACCTGACATCACTCACAATACTCGATCTTTCTTCCAATGATTTTCAAGGATCAATTTATGGTGCTATTGGCAACCTGACATCACTCACAGAACTCCGGTTATCTGGCAATGACTTTGAAGGACGGATTCCGACATCCTTGGGAAACCTCTTCAATTTGAGACTTTTAGATTTGGCAGGGAACCAACTCAGTGGAGACATTTCTGAAATTTTTGGAGATTATTCATTCGATTCGTGCGCCAAGGAAACACTAGAGTCAGGCCAATTTCCCAAGCATTTCGGAGAACTTAAAAGTTTGTCCGTGCTTGATATTTCCCGCAACTCCATTTCAGGCCCACTTCCAGTGTCTATAGGGAAATTATCATCCTTGAGGTTCTTACATATTTCTTCCAATCTTTTCAATGGGAGTATCCCAGAAACTCTTGGGAGTCTCTCTAAATTAGAATTTGTGGACATCTCTAACAATTCCTTCGAAGGCACCATTTCAGAAGTTCACTTTACAAATCTGACAAGGCTGAAGTTTTTCCATGCTGATTCAAACCCATTGGCTTTGAAAATAAGCCCCAATTGGATTCCTCCATTTCAACTCCGTGGAATTTCACTGCGCTCAACTCATATGGGACCCCAATTATTTCCTTCATGGCTTCAAACACAGAGGGAATTGGAATATTTATACCTATCAAATGCTTCAATATTAGGTGTAATCTCAACTTGGCTTTCCAATATGTCCCAACTTTCCTATGTGGATCTATCTCAAAACCATATCCAAGGCCCGTTGCCTCCCATGCGTGCCACACTATACTCTTTAGATCTTTCAAATAATTACTTGAATGGATCTCTTGTTCCCTTCTTGTGCAATAAAATGGTAGATCTGGAATCTAATTTATCCCTTTTGGATCTATCAAAAAATTTTTTATCTGGAGAAATTCTTGATTGTTGGATGAATTGGAAAAATTTATTGACATTGCGATTGGACAACAATAATTTGGTAGGAAAAATACCAAGTTCCATGGGTTCTCTAACTCGGCTTAAATCACTACACTTGAGCAAGAACAAGCTCTCTGGAAACTTGTCCACCACATTGTCAAGCTTTCATTATTTGAAAGTTTTGGATCTTAGTGAAAATAAATTTTCTGGAAGAATACCGTTATTGATAAGAGAAAGCCTACCCCAACTTCGAGTCCTTATTCTTCGCACAAATAAGTTGAGTGGCAGTATTTCCATCCAGCTCTGTCATCTTTATTCTCTTCAAATCTTGGACCTTTCACAAAACAATCTCTCTGGAGCCATTCCGACATGCTTTGGTAACTACAGTGCAATGATTAATAGAccaaaatatttatacaattttttgTACAATTATACACGTCCATTCTCAGAAAAAGTAGTGGTTGTGATAAAGCAATATCAGTATGAATTCAGCAGTTCTCTCTTCCAATTAACAAGCATTGACATTTCATGCAACAACTTGTATGGAGAGATCCCTCCAGAGTTGACCCATCTTAAAGGTTTGTTATCCCTAAACCTATCCATGAACAAACTTCAAGGAAGGATCCCAGATAAAATTGGCAACATGACATCACTGGAGTCTATTGATTTATCAATGAATAAACTTTCAGGCATAATTCCTCAAAGTATGTCAAGTTTGACATTCTTGGAATATTTAAATTTGTCATACAATAACTTATCCGGAAGAATTCCTTTAGGTACCCAGATCCAAGGCTTCACTCCACTCAGTTTCATTGGCAACCATGAGCTCTATGGTCTACCATTGGCAGATGAATGCACAAAAGCTGAAACACCTTTAGCTCTAAAACCAAGTTGGCACAATGAAAGAGATGGATGGATTGATATGAGGTGGTTCTATTTGGGCATGCCATTTGGATTTGTTGTGGGGTTTTGGGCTGTTTTGGGTCCTTTAATGTTGAACAAGGTTTGGAGATTGAcctattttcaattcttggatgactTGAAATACAAGTTGTTGGGTGGGCTTAGATTTGTTTaaagtttttgtgtttttatctacacctgtttagatttgtttcttatttagcatTGTTTAAATTTGTGGTCCGATTTGAttggttgttggtgttatttttgAAGGGCTTTAATTCCTTTATCTGTAATTTCTCAATGCTTATCTTGTAAACATAGTATTCCTACGCCAAAAGTGAAGGCATATCAATAAAAGTTgtgtaattcaaaaaaaaaaaattgtatgtaaATGTTTAGTTTATATATTTGCACTATGCAATGTTATTtctacaatttttaaaatttatcatcaTATAAATTACAACTTCATATAGTACTAGAAAGATGATCTCATAGATTTATCTGTTAGCTATTAGACCATTACATTTATTCGTAATGCTATTGTACGTCACTAGCCTGTTCAGCAGTAGTAAACTAGGTAGAGTAGGTGGGCACATGTATGCTATttaaatgtgatttatatttgtgCCTTccaattaattttcataaattcaTGGACGGATCATTATGTTTGCTCAATTTCTTCCCAAATATATTGTCAGCTAAATTGCAAAACAAAAGTAGACAAGATTTAtaaacctaaaaaaaataaaaaatggaacattatgtatatatattccaATTCAAAACCCATGATATCTAACAATTCATTTGTGTTGACTTTTAAACACTTTATTCCTGGTTATCCTTAATATATTATAAGAAATGTAATATTGACAGTTCATTTAGACAATTAGAAGGAATATTGTCTTTTCACTTTAACAAAGCCATTTGCAAAATTGGGATAGTGTTTGAGAACAAAAAAATttgaccttggatttggattcgTGTCCATTTtataaatacttttaatataattatattctAAGCTTCGTACAAATCTATAGAAGTACAAATTTATGGTCTGAAGTCCATGCTCCTAAACGCAAGATATGTAATCACCTACTTTCTTGGAGtctaataatttatttaaatttcttaGCAGAAATTTATTATTCttcttaaaattttcatttgaatAAAACTCAAAAACTAGTTGAAGATATAAGATACTCATATTCACTACTTTGAGAATAAAGCTCTAAAGCTGTAAGGAGAATATAGAGGAATGTTAACCAGATGGTGTCAACTTGATACTAATGACCTATAATGTGTGATGCATTCAGGAAATTGTAACTTTTAGTTATACTCGTAATAGTAGTTTATCACAAATTCAAGAATCCCATATTTATTTCTATCAAATTTTGGTGTCCTTTTGAGTGCGTCCATCCGTCTATGCATGTGTATGATCATTTAAAGATACTTTTAACTCCGTCTTTGATACATCATTCTATTCttctattttctatttaattatgtGTTTATATCGatcaatttttttcattatttgtcGATAAGCCCTTCTCGGTACTCGTCTTCTTTTTGTATGATTGATGTTCATCTATTTGCCTCCTATGTTAATTTTTTGAACAAACTCTAATGATCTCTGATTGCAATTTGAACTCTACCGCACCCAACTGGTTTTCTAATCTCTCTTCTATTGTTTCCCTTGATCTAAGTAATAACTAAATTCATGGTTTGCTTCTCGCCCCTCTACGGAACCTAACTACTCTTCGGTTCCTTAATCTTGCTGGTAACCAATTCAACTCTGCAATACCAGAGTGGTTGTATGACATGACCGGCCTCCAAAGCCTCGATCTTTCTCTCAATGATTTTCAAGGATCAATTTCTATTGCTATTGGCAACCTGACATCACTCACAATACTCGATCTTTCTTCCAATAATTTTCAAGGATCAATTTCTGGTGCTATTGGCAACCTGACATCACTTACAATACTCTATCTTTCTTCCAATGATTTTCAGGGATCAATTTCTGGTGCTATTGGCAACATGACATCACTCACAATACTCGATCTTTCTTCCAATCATTTTCAAGGATCAATTTCTGGTGCTATTGGCAACTTGAC
This genomic stretch from Malania oleifera isolate guangnan ecotype guangnan chromosome 3, ASM2987363v1, whole genome shotgun sequence harbors:
- the LOC131152426 gene encoding receptor-like protein EIX1, which translates into the protein MRYSAAVLGIVFTLISWDGVNSNATHCKAEEREALLDFKQSLTDPSNRLSSWVGEDCCSWTGVRCHNTTAHVIHLNLSNPIFPIHHDDYYYYYYSYKDDYYYDDYSYWVAAQKRSSLGGNISGSLLQLKHLQHLDLSLNDFQGLQIPQFFGSLHNLAYLNLSSAGFVGPIPPQLGNLSSLHYLDIGWNSGLYVTDDVRWISHLSSIEFLDMSYVDLSRASNNWLQAVNILPSLSALILSDCSLSHNLPLSHVNFSSLVALDLSDNSFMNSSTLGWLSSLTSLVSLNLRMTYFTEGSIPMYLQNMSTTLRSMDLSYCNLNSTTPNWFSGLSSIVSLDLSYNRIPGLLPAPLRNLTTLRFLNLAGNQFNFAIPEWLYDMTGLQSLDLSSNDFQGSISGAIGNLTSLTILDLSSNDFQGSIYGAIGNLTSLTELRLSGNDFEGRIPTSLGNLFNLRLLDLAGNQLSGDISEIFGDYSFDSCAKETLESGQFPKHFGELKSLSVLDISRNSISGPLPVSIGKLSSLRFLHISSNLFNGSIPETLGSLSKLEFVDISNNSFEGTISEVHFTNLTRLKFFHADSNPLALKISPNWIPPFQLRGISLRSTHMGPQLFPSWLQTQRELEYLYLSNASILGVISTWLSNMSQLSYVDLSQNHIQGPLPPMRATLYSLDLSNNYLNGSLVPFLCNKMVDLESNLSLLDLSKNFLSGEILDCWMNWKNLLTLRLDNNNLVGKIPSSMGSLTRLKSLHLSKNKLSGNLSTTLSSFHYLKVLDLSENKFSGRIPLLIRESLPQLRVLILRTNKLSGSISIQLCHLYSLQILDLSQNNLSGAIPTCFGNYSAMINRPKYLYNFLYNYTRPFSEKVVVVIKQYQYEFSSSLFQLTSIDISCNNLYGEIPPELTHLKGLLSLNLSMNKLQGRIPDKIGNMTSLESIDLSMNKLSGIIPQSMSSLTFLEYLNLSYNNLSGRIPLGTQIQGFTPLSFIGNHELYGLPLADECTKAETPLALKPSWHNERDGWIDMRWFYLGMPFGFVVGFWAVLGPLMLNKVWRLTYFQFLDDLKYKLLGGLRFV